Part of the Microcebus murinus isolate Inina chromosome 19, M.murinus_Inina_mat1.0, whole genome shotgun sequence genome, TGCTGACTGATCTCTGTGGGCAGCAGAGAGAAGGTAAGTCCAACGGTGAGAagaacaacagagtgagagagaagggACACCAAGAGGAAAACAGATGGAGGGAAGAAACCTCAGGTGTGGGGAGCACACTGATGTGGCCCCtctgaaaatacaaatattctatGAACGTATTAGCCCCACTCCCCGCCGCCCCCCAGCAGTGGTGACATTGACAACTAAGGCAATGCCCACACAGgtctgcattttttatttccctgactGTGCCGAGAAAAACAGATCTGCCAAAGCAGCTCATGGGCGGGAAGCAGCTTGCACCCTGCCAACAGGGCAAATGATGTGGAGATGAGGCGAATgatatttgggttttggttttggggtgttttttttaatgagaagaaaAGTCCAGGACACATTCCAGCTCATCAGCCCTGAATCACCAGGCTCCTTGGATGCACCTCAGGGAACTCACTTTTCTTTCCTGACACTTTGAAGCCTCAGGTTTTCTTGCAGGAGAGTCACGCACTCTCCAAAGCCAAAGGCTGCAGCCTCCCTGGCAGCTCACCCGCAATGCTAGTGATTCTAGGGAACAGGAATGCCCCAAAACTGCAGCTCTCATGTGGACCTCACCGAATACCGACTTGCTTACACTGCCTAATCCTCAGAGTGCCTCTCACTCTGCCTTTGTTTCTACTTTCCTTCTGGTCCGGGATGATTTCCTGGTGCTGGTGGATCCTGACTCGTGCCTGTGGTCAAGGCCCCCAGGACCACTTGTGCCCAGGAGAAGCACAGGAGCCCCTGAAGAGCCCTGGGCTGCCCTCCTGGGCACAGGCTGTTCACTGAACACAGTTTAACACAAGGCTGCTCCTtcccccaagccccagccctcctccccgccaCCCTCTGAGCCGTATAGGACTCTCATGAGTCCTTTCTCTATGCCCTCGAGTACATGTTATCTCCCTAATCTCTCTCAGACAACAGACACACATATTCACACTCGCTGGCATTCGAAGGCCCTGGCTTTCCCATGGTGCGTTCTGTGGGTATCTGCAGCCGGTCCAGCTGGGAAGCTGAATGTTAAGCCTCAATTGCCATCAACACCAAGTGGCAGGTGCTGGTTCTGACTCCTAGGaaatttctctgaattttaaGTGTTGATGGATCAGGgaatggagaagaaaggaaaggaaaaaccaTGGTACTAGAAACTGGGAAGGAACAACTCCTCTGCCAAGTGTTTCCTCAGAGAAGTCGTGGAAACAGCCTCCTCTTAAATTTGGGAGAGGCTGGCTGTCCAGCGAAGTCCCTAACAAAAAGGAGCAAGGTCTCCACCGTTCTCTCTGAAACCCAAAGCCTTTGGGATCTGAGTTTTCCAAGACATGCAATAGACAAAGACACACTGCAAACCAATTAACCCTCTGAGCCCTTCCAGGACCTTCACTTAAGACACAACCAAGAGGTATGTTACCTGAATATACTGACCACTCACCCTCCTCTTGGGACCGATAAATGGACCAAGTTCTCCAGCTGGCTTTGAGGACGACATCAGAGAAATGGCATTGGGGAAGGCAGATCCTTAACTTAACCTGGGAAGGCTTGTTCTCTCTCCATTTTCTGGTGTCCTAAACCACCGCACTGCCCTGAGGAACAGGGAAGAGGTCCTGGGTAGGCTCAAAACCCAGGTAGATTCAGACCCCAGAGACTGTCCACTACTGAAAGTCAACCCAAGCTTAGGAGGGTTGGGGACAAACAGAAGACTGTGTGTGTACGAAAGGACGTCCAAATGGACCTGAGAAGCCCTCTAAGACACAGGTCTTCACTACTTTCCCAGCTTATAAGGGAAAAGGAATTTCAGCTGCATTTAGCTTATTTGACCCTCATTGGTTTAGTACAAACTAGGATTTAGCTGCTCTCTGTCCCTCGAGACAGGACCCAGGAAAAGCAGGTGGAGCCTGACTTGCCTCAATCAGGCCTCTTCATTGAAGCAACAAGACAAGCACACTGTAATTCACAGTTTGCACTCTCCTCCCGAGACCCGTGGACCTTCCCCCACCACTGGCCTCAGTGAACTCCCAAATCTCCAATGTGTAATAATTCTCACCAGTGTGGCTCAAAGGGTTAATACACCAGGACTTCTCAGACACAGTTAGGACACAAGCTCATTCACCAACAGGAACCTGAGACCGGCCACACAACAACCTAGTGCTTTCTGTAGCGATTCTTCGGGGTCTCACCACACCCTGTTTTGTCACAGTTGAGAGCACCTGGATTCTTCCCCAGCCCGAGGCTGCCCAGGAGGCCGGGAAGCTCTTGGGTGATGGCCCGCTCGATCTTCTCCAGAAAGCAACCTCCCATGTAGGAGCACTGCTGAGAGAGGAGTTTGAAACTGGAAATGGGGTTGATGCCAAAGAAGTCCTTGTAGGCCTCCCGGTTGGGAAGGTCAAATTTGCTGACATTGGTCTTTGCCAGTATGGTCTTGAAGATGTAGAATTTATCAGGATCTTCTACAATGTCCTTAAAGACCAGTTCTCCATCACTGAAGAAGGTCATTTTGTCCTTGTATGTCTGCAGATAGCGGTCAACCAAGAGGGCATGAATGCGGACCCGGATGGCGTGCTGGCGGATGAAGGCAATCTTGTTCTCCATCCTGTTCTCAATCACTTGATTCAGGTCTTCCAGGAGGGAGATCTCTTCTTTGAGGAACAGTTCCCGGTGGGTATCCGGCTTATAGTCTTCTGGCCAGAAGGAGCTAACGTAAACCCTTGGGGGCTCCGTGACATTGATGAGAGGGGCCAAGCTCCAGAAGAGGGCCCCGTAAACCCGCATGAGCATCTGGGTGGCCAGGCTGTCCGCCTTGTTCAGGATGATCCTTATCTGGGACTCACGTCCCTTCAACTGGCGGAAGAGCATCTCCAGCTCCAGGCCCACATCCAGCTTGGTTGGGTCAAAGACAACGAAGATGAGGTCAGCTCTGTCGATGAACCACTGGCACACATCGTTGAAGGGGTAGCCTTTGGAGACAGGAGTGAGAAGTCAACCTGAGTTCAAGGCATTTCTCAAAGTCCCTGGCACCTCCTTTCTGAACCAAACCATTCTGTGGGTTGAAAGAAGGAACAGTACTAGAGACTTGGGGGGCTTCTAAAGACTATTAAAAAATGAACTGCATATCTCTTGCCCCTTGCCAACCTTCAACCAAGAAGAGCCTGATCCTTGTTTTAATTTACAGCAAAATCCAAGTCTCTAGGGAAAGGAAATATTTGTCTGAAATGGAGATTTTCCTATTGTCTAACAAGATCTGGGGCAATGGCAAAGGTGTTGAAGGAGACAAATCAGAGAATTGGAATAAGGTTTCAAAGACTAGATATGttatttagagaaaagaaatatggaCTCTGCCTTAAGACCTGGACTAGAATTTGTTTGGGTTTTGCCATTGGCGAACTGAATGTTAAATTCTTCTAAGCTCTAGCTTTTTAACTCCAAGATAACAAGCAAGAATAGTAACAATTAAGTTGATAAAAAGATTACTGTGTTGCTGTTAATATAGGAAAGCACCTACCTGAAACTGCCagtcatatattaatagtaagtacccaatatattttaattcctttaactTCTTGTTTCCTCAGTTTTATTATTTGCAAAGTGAGGAAACAAGGACTACCTGtcttgaaaatattgaaatggttTTTTAAACAATGATCAACCAATAATGCATAAAATTATCCAATGTGTAATGGAGTACAGTAAGGTtaatttactattataattattagtgATAATATTACTACTAATAAAACAGAATCTAGTTACAACCATAAACTGAGATCCACCATCTGGTCACACATTCCTACAACTGCCCTGTTTAGGACTCATCTCTGCAGACAGCCTTGCGTCACAGCACTGCTCAATGGCCTATGTCATGGCTTCCTGCCCACCAGGCCCAAAATGGCATTCTCATGCCACCTGAAGGCAAGTAGGGCTTTGGAAAGCCTGACTGAGGCTGCGTGGAAGCAGGCCTGCTAAAGCAGAAACAGGGAATAGGAAGAGTTGAAGGTCAGGTTCAATTTAGAACACTTCCAGGAGCCCCAGACTCAATTTAGCCAGAAGTCAAATATACCTGGACTGGGATCCAGTTAGTCCATGCCCTTGGCCACCCAGGACAGACTAGGCCTCCCCAAAACAACTCAGCCCCAGCCTGTAGGGGCTGAGGACCTCTAGGAGGACCTCTAGGAGCTACCTGAAGAGAAGACTAGTCCTCCCCTTGGGAAAATACTGGCCATCCCCAAACCAAATCAGTgcttggggaggtgggaggacaaGGCACACCAAAGCCCTAGTGGCACCACAGTGACAACAACAAGGCAGCAGAAGTAAAGAACACCTCTCCTGGTCTTGGACAATGCTGGCCAcatttcctctcccctgcccgcCTACCCCCCACTGTCAAAACAGTTTTCTAAGACCGAGCTCTGCTATTTGGAAATGAGGACTAAATTACCTCTTTCTTGCTGCTTGCGGTTCTCAATGATGCCTGGGGTATCCACAAAAGTGACTCGCTCCAGAAGTTTGTGGGGAACCTCAATGCCAATCAGCTTCTCCAGGAAATTCTGGCCAAACTTTTCAAGGGGTGAGAAGGAACGGGCGCTGTCGGCAGCCATGACAATGCCCTCGATGGTCTTCAGCTTGGGCCCGTGCATGAGGACCGTGAACTCGGAGGTGGTGGGCTCAGCACCTGCACACAGAAGGTAGGGCAGCAGGGATACAATGACCTCTGGGAAGTAGACCTACTGCAAAGTGTGCGGATAAGCACGCCTCTTGGGCGGGTCTTGCCACAAGATGTGATATGTTTGCTAAGCTGGtggtttcccttttttttaaaattgtggtaaaatatacataatataaaatttactatttcaaccatttttaggtgtacagttcATAGGCATTAAGtaaattcacattgttgtgcaaccatcaccactgcccatctccagaactttttcatcttcccagatCAGAAATTCTGTGCCCATTAAACGGTAACTCTCATTccccccattctactttctgtctatatgaGTATGACGACTCTAAGGACCTTGTGTAAgtgactatttttccttttgtgtctggcttatttcccttaatataatgtcttcaaggttcatcctgTGGTAGtatatgtcagaatttcattcctttttaaggctgaataacattttaGTGTATGGATAGATCACATTTTGGTTATCTATTCATCCCCTGATGGACATCTGAGCTATTTCAACTTTCTGGCTATCATGAATGATGCTGTTATGTAGCATTTTGCTACATTTGCTAGTTTCTTGTACACACTTTCATTATTATGTGGAAGATACATATAAACAATTTAATTCTTCATACTGCTTTTACATATGACATTCAAATACCAACAATCACACAAGAAAATCAATTACCTGTGTAGAGCTGGTAGCGAGTGTCTTCTAACCCAAGGAGGTAGTTTATCATGGTAGATTTACCAACACTCCACGGTCCCAGGAACAGCACCATTGGCTTGGATGTGATCTCCCCATCTGTGGGCAATAGGAATTAGCAATGGAATGAACTAAAAAACATTCTGTGAGGATGGTGCCCAGCTCCAAAGCACTCTGAGCCCCAGACCATCCATCAAATCGAGGCATGTTATTCCACATGGATCAGATGATGTGTAGCACTCAGTGGCACTTCTTTTGCTACCTAAGTGCAATCCCCCAGTTCAGAAACACTAGAAGTCATTGTTTTGGCCTTGCCCAGACCTTGGCACAATCTGCCTGCACCAGAAGGAAGATCTAAGTGAATTCGACAAACACCAATGCAGAGCTCACTCTAGGCGAGCTCTCCTTGTTAAATCTGGAGGACAAGAGTTCATTAAAAGGAGAGGACGGAGCTTCCACATAGAGTCTGGACTGAGAACAGAGAAGCATGGATACGGAAGCTGCATATACAACTTTAGGTGGGCCTGAGTTCAGCCCTACAAAGCCCGTGGCAAATGTGCCAGTGTCCAAAACCAAATGCTGAACTGGCAATTCTTGGGTTCTTGGGCCTGTGTCCAGTGTCCTTCCAAAGGCCATGTTGGGGAGAATACCCTGCATAGGCCACTCTAGCTGGGGGTCTCTAAGAGGAAAAGTAGTACACAAATCCAGAGGATGGGGTGGAGAGAGCTGAGGCTTTTGACATGGGATGTGGTCAGTCTCCTGCCTGTAAATTACACAGAGTCGCTCAGTTACAGCCATGGAGATTTCACAAAAAGTCTCTTTACACAGGCCCAGGCAATGCCAAAGAGAACGCTGGACCTTCAACTTCTCAGGGACGAACCAGCTAGGGCTTTTCTGGGTGCTGCTGTTCCAGCTCTCTACAGCAGGGGGCATCGCTGGCAGTCGCCAAGGCCAAGGCAGCCCGAGGGAGAGGAAGCCGGGAGAGACCAGGAGGGACGAGGCAAGTCTAGACAGTATGGTcagggccaggagctggggcGGCCCCCTCCAGAGCACCACTCCTGGGGCAGCTGCAGCCCCCTTGCCCCTGCTGCTGCCCAGACTGGAGTTTCCTAGCAGGGCCCAGACACTGGTGTTTCCTAGGTTGAGGAGAGAAGGCAAGTGCAGAGGACAGAGGAAAGCCATCAGGAGACTTCGAAACCTCACGCCACTGTCGGTGCACCCTCTACAGAGCGGGAGAGGACAAGTGGCTCTTGGGCTTGCAAGAAATAGTATAGGTAGCTGTGGAGCAGAGCAGTTCTgtccaagaagaaatagaaagttatAGCTCCTACTCCAGCTGTGTGGTCCTCGGTATCCCAGCACTTGTCAGGGCCCCACGTTTCCCTTCTGTAAAGTAGGAAGAACATGAACCCTCTAATACCCTATCCACTTTATAACCATATagagaatcaaatgagatcatataGTAATAGCCAGTTAGTACGGGGAAAGATTTCTAATATCACAACAGTAAGATATCATTGTTAAGGTTTTTAGAAGATGAGCAACACTTAAAAATGGCATTGCCATGGGGGACAAGAACTCTCATCTATCTACTGTTACTGTGAGCATGGATTGGTATCATCAAAGGCGATTTGGTAACACCagcaaaatgtttaatttctagTATTCCACCTTGTAAAACTCATCCTACAAATATACTTGcacaaaatatataatgattataGTAGTGTctgggacattttaaaaattggaacatGGGAAACACCCCACTGCCCATCAGTAGGGTACCTGTCTCACAGAATATGGTGTGTTCACGTAAGAGAAGAGCGAGAGGAAAGAATGAGGTAgatctacacacacacattgcaTAATGTGAtcccatttttgtaaaaacaacaacaaaaggcttTTATATGTTCACATATGCAAAGGAAATGTCTGGAAGTATTCACAAGGGACTACAACAGTGGATATCTTGGGGAGTAGAATTAAAGGAAGCTGGAGCTTAAGAATTAAATTTctgggccggcgcggtggctcacacctgtaatcttagcactctgggaggccgaagcagattgctcaaggtcaggagttcaaaaccagcctgagcaagagcaagaccctgtctctactataaatagaaagaaattaattggccaactaatatatagagaaaaaatgagccgggcatggtggcgcatgcctgtagtcccagctactcaggaggctgaggcagtaggattgcttgagcccaggagtttgaggttgctgtgagctaggctga contains:
- the SRL gene encoding sarcalumenin isoform X2, giving the protein MRDRSHIEKTLMLNEDKPSDDYSVVMQRLRKIYHASIKPLEQSYKYNELRQHEITDGEITSKPMVLFLGPWSVGKSTMINYLLGLEDTRYQLYTGAEPTTSEFTVLMHGPKLKTIEGIVMAADSARSFSPLEKFGQNFLEKLIGIEVPHKLLERVTFVDTPGIIENRKQQERGYPFNDVCQWFIDRADLIFVVFDPTKLDVGLELEMLFRQLKGRESQIRIILNKADSLATQMLMRVYGALFWSLAPLINVTEPPRVYVSSFWPEDYKPDTHRELFLKEEISLLEDLNQVIENRMENKIAFIRQHAIRVRIHALLVDRYLQTYKDKMTFFSDGELVFKDIVEDPDKFYIFKTILAKTNVSKFDLPNREAYKDFFGINPISSFKLLSQQCSYMGGCFLEKIERAITQELPGLLGSLGLGKNPGALNCDKTGCGETPKNRYRKH